The sequence below is a genomic window from Desulfovibrio sp..
GAGACGCCAAATTTTTCCCTTTCGGGCAACGCGGCGGGACAGAAAAAAAACAGGCCGCGCACCGCCTTATGGCCCGCGCCACGCCTGACACGGCCAAAAGCAATGGTGGCTGGCGCTCATTCCAAAGAAAGGGCCTCCCGGTCAAAATACCCGCTGATGCTCTGCCCCACACACAGTTCACAGCCCGTAAATCCGTGCTGGACAAGAATCTCCTGCACCCGGCCCGCAAGCTCCGGGGGCAGCGCTTCCACCTGAAGCACAGGGGCTGGCGTAAGCCGCAGGCGCAGATCGCCCAAGGGCGAAACAGTTTTTTCAGCGTCAGCCCCGTGGCCCGCGACGCTTTCTCCATGTGCCGCACCTGGCGCGCATGTCGAGCATGCCGCGGCGGTGGGGGCCTTTTCAGAAAAACGCGGCGCTTCCAGATCTGCCAGCCCTGACAGCGCTTCTTCGGCAGCGGCCAGTCGCGCCAGCACGTCCGCATCCGGTGCAAGACCGTAGGCCAGCCGGGTAAGCAGGCAGGGCCGCGCACGCTGCTCGGGATCATCCAGCCCTGTGGCCCGCGCCGCCGCGCGGATGGCGGCCTTGTCCATGCCCGATTCCGCAAGGGGCGACATTACGTCCGCCTCCTGCAAGGCGCGCAGACCGGGCCGATACGCCACGAGGTCGTCGGCGTTGCTGCCGTCACAAAGAACGCGCCCCTGCTGACCGGCCTGCGCCAAAGCCTTTCCGATGGCCGACAGCAGGCCAATTTTACAGGCGTAGCAGCGCTGGTGGCTGTTGGTGGCCACTTCGGGCAGGGACAGGGGGTCGAAATCCACCACAAGCAGGGGCAGGCCGCGCCTCCTGGCCCAGGCGAGCGCATGGGCGCTTTCGCCAGCCGGAATATGCGGGCCGCGCACATGCACGGCCAGCACGTCGCAACCGCTCAGCAAGGCCGCGTGACTGAGAAAGCGGCTGTCAATGCCGCCGGAAAAGGCCACCACCAGTGGCGGCATGGCCCGCAGCCGCCGCGCCAGAACCTGGGGCAGAACCTGGGCCGCGTCCGTGAGCCCGGTTGCCGGGGCGTTTTTCACCGTGCTGACGGCTGCCCCGCCAGGGGCGTTTGTGGCGTGGTGCTTGTGGGTCATATGGTAGTGGCGCTCCTCTGGCTCTTCTCTGGCACTTCTCCGACACTGCTCCGGCGCTTCTGGAGGGGGAGGGGGGGGAAAACAGGCGGCATGCAGATCAAAAACGCCATACATGCGTCGAGGGGGCCGCACAGGCCCCCGTCCAAAAACCCGTTCCCGCTGCCCGCCCTTACCAGGTCAGGCGCATCTTGGCCCCGTGCGCGGCCATGTATTCCTTGCACTCGCGGATGCTGTACTGCCCATAGTGTACAATGGAGGCAATGAGGGCCGCCGAAGCCCCGCCCGTGGTCACGGCTTCCAGCATGTGGCGCGGTTCGCCCGCCCCGCCCGAGGCTATGACGGGCAGAGACACGGCATCCACAATGGCGCGGGTCAGTTTGAGTTCATAGCCGTCCTTGGTGCCGTCCGCGTCAATGGAATTGACGCACAGTTCGCCAGCGCCCAGTTCCTGACAGCGGCACGCCCAGGCAATGGCGTCCAGCCCCATGCGCTTGCGCCCGCCGTGGATGACAATTTCATAGCCGGACGGAATCTCGGCGCTCACGGGCACGGCCAGCACATCCATGCCCACCGTTATGGCCTGCGAGCCAAAGGCGTCGGCCCCCTGACTGATGAGGCGGGGATCCTTGACCGCTGCCGAATTTATGGAGACCTTTTCCGCCCCGGCCAGCAGCACGGCGCGCATGTCGGCCACGCTGGAAATACCGCCACCCACGGCAAAGGGAATGAAAATCTGTTCCGCGACGCGCTCCACCACATCCAGAAAAATGCCCCGCGCCTCGGCCGAAGCCGTGATGTCGTAAAAAACGATTTCGTCCGCGCCTTCTTCATAATACCGACGCGCGCTTTCCACAGGATCGCCGATGTCTTCGTTGCCCACAAACTTGACGCCCTTGGTCAGACGGCCATTACGCACGTCCAGACAGGGAATGACCCGCTTACTGAGCATGACGCGCCTCCCGCGAATTCTGGCAGTATTTGTGATAATTGCGCAGCAGATTCAGGCCGGGCCGTCCGCTTTTTTCCGGGTGAAACTGGGCGGCCCAGAGTCCCTCGCGCCCGTAAAGCGAGCAAAAGGTGCGCCCGTAGGTGGTGGTAGCCAGCACAAGCGAAGGATCGGGTTCCACATAATAGCTGTGCACAAAGTAATATTCCGCCATGGGCTCTATGCCTTCAAGCAGAGCGCAGGGCGCTACGGCCTCAAGACTGTTCCAGCCCATGTGGGGCACGGGCGCAGGGGTGCCGTCCTCCTGCAGCATCCCGTCTTCAAAGCGGCGGCAGATGCCGGGCACGATGCCAAGGGTTGTGGTGTCGTTCTCTTCACTGCGTTGCAGCAATATCTGACAGCCAAGGCATATGCCGAGCAGGGGCTGGCCCCTGCGCACAACCTGCCGCAGGGCTTCGTCCATGCCGGATTCCGCCAGCGCGCCCATGGCCTGCCCCGCAGCCCCCACGCCAGGAAAGATAACCCCCCCGGCGCTTTCAAGCGTTGCGGGGTCCGCAGTTATGGCGCAGGGTATGCCGAGATGTTCCAGAGCGCGGCGCACGCTCGTCTGATTGCCCGCCTTGTAATCCAGAATGGCCAGCATGGTGCTTCCTTACTGTGTTGCGCAGCCCAGGCCAAAGCCCCGACTGCCTTGTGCGCGAAGAAGGCGCAAGCATACATTTTTGCAGGACGACAGGCAACGC
It includes:
- a CDS encoding PP-loop family protein, giving the protein MTHKHHATNAPGGAAVSTVKNAPATGLTDAAQVLPQVLARRLRAMPPLVVAFSGGIDSRFLSHAALLSGCDVLAVHVRGPHIPAGESAHALAWARRRGLPLLVVDFDPLSLPEVATNSHQRCYACKIGLLSAIGKALAQAGQQGRVLCDGSNADDLVAYRPGLRALQEADVMSPLAESGMDKAAIRAAARATGLDDPEQRARPCLLTRLAYGLAPDADVLARLAAAEEALSGLADLEAPRFSEKAPTAAACSTCAPGAAHGESVAGHGADAEKTVSPLGDLRLRLTPAPVLQVEALPPELAGRVQEILVQHGFTGCELCVGQSISGYFDREALSLE
- the hisF gene encoding imidazole glycerol phosphate synthase subunit HisF, yielding MLSKRVIPCLDVRNGRLTKGVKFVGNEDIGDPVESARRYYEEGADEIVFYDITASAEARGIFLDVVERVAEQIFIPFAVGGGISSVADMRAVLLAGAEKVSINSAAVKDPRLISQGADAFGSQAITVGMDVLAVPVSAEIPSGYEIVIHGGRKRMGLDAIAWACRCQELGAGELCVNSIDADGTKDGYELKLTRAIVDAVSLPVIASGGAGEPRHMLEAVTTGGASAALIASIVHYGQYSIRECKEYMAAHGAKMRLTW
- the hisH gene encoding imidazole glycerol phosphate synthase subunit HisH; amino-acid sequence: MLAILDYKAGNQTSVRRALEHLGIPCAITADPATLESAGGVIFPGVGAAGQAMGALAESGMDEALRQVVRRGQPLLGICLGCQILLQRSEENDTTTLGIVPGICRRFEDGMLQEDGTPAPVPHMGWNSLEAVAPCALLEGIEPMAEYYFVHSYYVEPDPSLVLATTTYGRTFCSLYGREGLWAAQFHPEKSGRPGLNLLRNYHKYCQNSREARHAQ